The Arvicola amphibius chromosome 4, mArvAmp1.2, whole genome shotgun sequence genome includes the window AGCCAGAGAAAATGGGGAAACATGGCCCTGCCTGGCATTTCCAAGCTTTGGCAGCTCTCAGAAggtgtttcctgactgcccagcccCTGCTGTGGCCAAGTAGTAGGTCTCAGGCTGAGCCTGTGGTCACTGTAGACTGGATACTACTCCAAGCCCTCATTTCCAATCCTCAGCATCCAAGACAGAGAGCTAGTCCCATGGCCTCAGACTGGGGTTGAGGAGTAGGGAGGTTGGCTTGGACCTTGGGATCAGCTGTTACCCCTCAGAGCTGGGGCCCAGCACACAGCAGAAGCCAGAACGAGATACAGAATGTGGATGTGTTGTCACTACAAAAAGGTTGATGGGTACAAGTCAAGACTGACTGACTGCTAAGACAGCATGGACTGCTGTACCGCCTTCTGCAGAGACTGTCGCGTCACCAGCAGCCGCACCACCTCCTCCGAGCGTTTGGTGAGCCGCTTCCGAGCCTGGTCATGAGTGACCATGGTCATGTCCCAGCCGTTCACCTGGCCCAAGGAGAGAACACAGGCTACCTCAGCTCTTCGccctctagaacagtggttctcagcctgtgggttgccTAAGACTATAATGCATATCACATATGTagattatgattcataagagcaaaattaaagttatgaagtagcaacaaatataattgtatggttgggggtcactacaacatgaggaactgtattaagagtcacagcattgggagggttgagaaccactgctgtagaatCTGAAAGCAGGGTTTTGAGGGGCCCAAGCTACTCAGGCAGGCCCACAAGCTAGTGTCTCATTACATAGTGGTACACAGAGGAACCAGCTTCTTTAGGGGCAATAACAGCATGGCTTCAGAAACCCATCTCAACGAGTTGCTCCTCTGGGAAGCTAGGTTAGCCCTCAACCCCAAGTGCTTCAGCCCCTCACCCTCAAACCTTGTTTTCCTCCTCTGGGACAACTGTACCTGCATGATCTTGTCTCCAATCTGCAGCCCAGCGATTTCAGCAGGGCCTCCCTCAGACACTCGTGTGACGTAAATGCCCTGCAAAGAAGCAACCCAGGTAAAGCCCTGTGGTCAGTGGATTGgccctttacccacggagcccaGAAAGTCCTCTGTCCCTGTGCCCACCTTTCCCGCCAATACATCCAGCTGGCATAGACTGTGCCATGACAACCAGGGGGCCAGTGTAACTGCCCCTGGGATGTTCCAGCCTGCTGATGGCCACCTCCTG containing:
- the Tax1bp3 gene encoding tax1-binding protein 3, encoding MSYIPGQPVTAVVQRVEIHKLRQGENLILGFSIGGGIDQDPSQNPFSEDKTDKGIYVTRVSEGGPAEIAGLQIGDKIMQVNGWDMTMVTHDQARKRLTKRSEEVVRLLVTRQSLQKAVQQSMLS